From the Nocardiopsis changdeensis genome, one window contains:
- the secD gene encoding protein translocase subunit SecD — protein MRALVSLLVIAVAFGAAWFIPPRLGLDLSGGTQIVLETQDGPDGTPASAENTDQVVEVLRQRIDRLGVAEATMSRSGENRIIVELPGVQDPAEAAQIVGQTAQLSFHPVLGVGQAGGQGVQAPGDFANAPEGEADEARAPQDTEEAPAEEAPAEEGGEGAGGAGEMSDEELQELLNGMGGGQGQQPGQAGPSAENPEDVVMTLPDSDGTNLQLGETVIKGDRVSSAEAALDSVNRAQWTVNVGFRGEGRDQWQQLTADAACYPQGDPRRRVAIVLDNQIISAPEVNPEIGCEVGMSGGQTTITSPTFTRESANELAVLIEGGSLPLPVTEVQRQTVGPTLGAEAIQASAIAAILGIAFTALYITLVYRLVGFLASLALAFYTLIAYGALVALGATLTLPGLAGFVLAIGMAIDANVLIFERAREEYQRQQAVYQANRASGMKEGDDDGKGGGALARRRRRAVPPSLEKSFVEGTGKAWSAVLDTNVTTLLAAGLLFFLASGTVQGFGVTLSIGTLVSMFSALVIARVFVEWAVRRAVIRKHPAISGLDRIGPVRTWLVEKSPDLMKHRSKGLIAAGLLVVVALVAPLVQNVNLGVEFTGGRVLEYEITGDRQVSVDEARALVSGLGFPGSDTAVVQEAGDGDISVRTGELSDTDAASITDALAEETGGVEVVSDELIGPSMGDELRNRALIALGAALALQMIYLAWRFRWSFGVSTMLSLAFNMLLVIGLFIWLGKPIDGVFLAAILSVIGFTVNDTVVVFDRVRDEWARDDKSPFTVIANRAIINTLPRTVNTTVGGWIILGFLTFLGGSSLQDFSIAMLVGLTTGVASTVFVAVPLAVWLQKWDKTPPPHVIKERKAKQRVAAKAAREADDGAVV, from the coding sequence TTGCGCGCCCTCGTGTCCCTGCTCGTGATCGCCGTCGCCTTCGGCGCGGCTTGGTTCATCCCGCCCCGCCTGGGCCTCGACCTGAGCGGCGGCACACAGATCGTCCTGGAGACCCAGGACGGCCCCGACGGCACCCCGGCCAGCGCCGAGAACACCGACCAGGTCGTCGAGGTGCTGCGCCAGCGCATCGACCGCCTCGGTGTGGCCGAGGCGACCATGTCCCGCTCCGGTGAGAACCGCATCATCGTGGAGCTCCCCGGCGTTCAGGACCCCGCCGAGGCGGCCCAGATCGTCGGCCAGACCGCGCAGCTGTCCTTCCACCCGGTGCTGGGTGTGGGCCAGGCCGGCGGCCAGGGCGTCCAGGCGCCCGGCGACTTCGCCAACGCCCCCGAGGGCGAGGCCGACGAGGCCCGCGCCCCGCAGGACACCGAGGAGGCCCCCGCCGAGGAGGCCCCCGCGGAAGAGGGCGGCGAGGGCGCCGGCGGCGCCGGGGAGATGAGCGACGAGGAGCTCCAGGAGCTGCTCAACGGCATGGGCGGCGGCCAGGGCCAGCAGCCCGGCCAGGCCGGCCCCAGCGCCGAGAACCCCGAGGACGTCGTCATGACGCTCCCGGACTCCGACGGCACCAACCTCCAGCTCGGCGAGACGGTCATCAAGGGCGACCGGGTGTCCAGCGCCGAGGCCGCGCTCGACAGCGTCAACCGCGCCCAGTGGACGGTCAACGTCGGCTTCCGCGGCGAGGGCCGCGACCAGTGGCAGCAGCTGACCGCCGACGCCGCCTGCTACCCGCAGGGCGACCCGCGCCGCCGGGTGGCGATCGTGCTGGACAACCAGATCATCTCCGCCCCGGAGGTCAACCCGGAGATCGGCTGCGAGGTCGGCATGTCCGGCGGCCAGACCACGATCACCAGCCCCACCTTCACCCGTGAGTCCGCCAACGAGCTGGCCGTCCTCATCGAGGGCGGCTCGCTGCCGCTGCCGGTGACCGAGGTCCAGCGCCAGACGGTCGGCCCGACCCTGGGCGCCGAGGCCATCCAGGCCAGCGCGATCGCCGCGATCCTGGGCATCGCCTTCACCGCCCTGTACATCACGCTGGTCTACCGCCTGGTCGGCTTCCTGGCGTCGCTGGCCCTGGCGTTCTACACCCTGATCGCCTACGGCGCCCTGGTGGCGCTGGGGGCGACGCTCACACTGCCCGGCCTGGCGGGCTTCGTGCTCGCGATCGGTATGGCCATCGACGCCAATGTGCTGATCTTCGAGCGCGCCCGCGAGGAGTACCAGCGCCAGCAGGCCGTCTACCAGGCCAACCGCGCGTCCGGGATGAAGGAGGGCGACGACGACGGCAAGGGCGGCGGCGCCCTGGCCCGCCGCCGGCGCCGTGCCGTGCCGCCGAGCCTGGAGAAGTCCTTCGTGGAGGGCACCGGCAAGGCGTGGAGCGCGGTGCTCGACACCAACGTCACCACGCTGCTGGCCGCCGGCCTGCTGTTCTTCCTGGCCTCGGGCACCGTCCAGGGCTTCGGCGTCACCCTGAGCATCGGTACCCTCGTGTCGATGTTCTCGGCCCTGGTCATCGCCCGCGTGTTCGTGGAGTGGGCCGTGCGCCGCGCGGTCATCCGCAAGCACCCGGCCATCAGCGGCCTGGACCGGATCGGCCCGGTCCGCACCTGGCTGGTCGAGAAGAGCCCCGACCTGATGAAGCACCGCTCCAAGGGGCTCATCGCCGCGGGCCTGCTCGTGGTGGTCGCCCTGGTCGCCCCGCTGGTGCAGAACGTCAACCTGGGCGTCGAGTTCACCGGCGGCCGGGTCCTCGAGTACGAGATCACCGGCGACCGCCAGGTGAGCGTGGACGAGGCCCGCGCGCTCGTCTCCGGGCTGGGCTTCCCCGGCTCGGACACGGCCGTGGTGCAGGAGGCCGGCGACGGCGACATCTCCGTCCGCACCGGCGAGCTCAGCGACACCGACGCGGCGTCGATCACCGACGCGCTCGCGGAGGAGACCGGCGGCGTCGAGGTGGTGAGCGACGAGCTCATCGGCCCGAGCATGGGCGACGAGCTGCGCAACCGGGCGCTGATCGCGCTGGGCGCGGCGCTGGCCCTCCAGATGATCTACCTGGCCTGGCGCTTCCGCTGGTCGTTCGGCGTCTCCACGATGCTGTCGCTGGCGTTCAACATGCTGCTGGTGATCGGCCTGTTCATCTGGCTGGGCAAGCCGATCGACGGCGTGTTCCTCGCCGCGATCCTGAGCGTCATCGGCTTCACCGTCAACGACACGGTCGTGGTGTTCGACCGCGTCCGCGACGAGTGGGCCCGCGACGACAAGTCCCCGTTCACGGTCATCGCCAACCGGGCGATCATCAACACCCTGCCCCGTACCGTCAACACGACCGTCGGCGGCTGGATCATCCTGGGCTTCCTGACCTTCCTCGGCGGGTCCTCGCTCCAGGACTTCTCCATCGCGATGCTGGTCGGTCTGACCACGGGCGTGGCGTCGACGGTGTTCGTCGCCGTGCCGCTGGCCGTGTGGCTGCAGAAGTGGGACAAGACCCCGCCTCCGCACGTCATCAAGGAGCGCAAGGCCAAGCAGCGCGTCGCCGCCAAGGCGGCCCGCGAGGCCGAC
- the metG gene encoding methionine--tRNA ligase encodes MSSNRHILTAVAWPYTNGPRHIGHVSGFGVPSDVFSRFQRMSGNNVLMVSGTDEHGTPIQVLADQEGVTARELADHYNRVIAEDLVALGLSYDLFTRTTTGNHYSVVQKLFTTLYDNGYVFARTTKGAISPSTGRTLPDRYIEGTCPICGYDGARGDQCDNCGNQLDPIDLISPRSKINGETPEFVDSEHFMLDLPAFAGVLSEWLKGKEGQWRPNVLKFSMNLLDDLQPRAVTRDLDWGVPIPLDGWSDNANKRLYVWFDAVIGYLSASIEWAERTGDPEAWRRWWQGEDPESFYFMGKDNIVFHSVIWPAILLGASGRGDRGGEPGPLGALNVPTEVVSSEFLTMEGRKFSSSRRVVIYVRDFLERYSADALRYYIMAAGPETQDTDFTWAEFVRRNNDELVAAWGNLVNRSISMAAKNLGEIPAAGDLTDEDRRVLEASAAAFGTVGARLERSQFKAALQEAMRTVAEANKYISDQAPWALKKTDPERMATVLHVALQLVQDANTLLTPFLPQSANKVYAMLGGEGTWTGMPRLETGHDTIGGSAEKVDYPVITGDYADNAARWESIPIVPGTPLSRPEPLFAKLDPSVVDEELARLEGGAA; translated from the coding sequence ATGTCGTCGAATCGCCACATCCTGACCGCGGTCGCTTGGCCCTACACCAACGGACCGCGCCACATCGGCCACGTGTCCGGCTTCGGAGTCCCCTCCGACGTCTTCTCCCGCTTCCAGCGAATGTCGGGCAACAACGTGCTGATGGTCAGCGGCACCGACGAGCACGGCACCCCGATCCAGGTGCTGGCCGACCAGGAGGGCGTCACCGCCCGCGAGCTGGCCGACCACTACAACCGGGTGATCGCCGAGGACCTGGTGGCCCTGGGCCTGTCCTACGACCTGTTCACCCGGACCACCACCGGCAACCACTACTCCGTGGTGCAGAAGCTCTTCACCACGCTGTACGACAACGGCTACGTCTTCGCGCGCACCACCAAGGGCGCCATCTCCCCGTCCACGGGGCGCACCCTGCCGGACCGCTACATCGAGGGCACCTGCCCGATCTGCGGCTACGACGGCGCGCGCGGCGACCAGTGCGACAACTGCGGCAACCAGCTGGACCCGATCGACCTCATCTCGCCGCGCTCCAAGATCAACGGCGAGACCCCGGAGTTCGTGGACAGCGAGCACTTCATGCTCGACCTGCCCGCCTTCGCCGGCGTGCTCTCGGAGTGGCTCAAGGGCAAGGAGGGCCAGTGGCGCCCCAACGTCCTGAAGTTCTCCATGAACCTGCTGGACGACCTCCAGCCGCGCGCGGTCACCCGCGACCTGGACTGGGGCGTGCCGATCCCGCTGGACGGGTGGAGCGACAACGCCAACAAGCGGCTGTACGTGTGGTTCGACGCGGTCATCGGCTACCTGTCCGCGTCCATCGAGTGGGCCGAGCGCACCGGTGACCCCGAGGCGTGGCGCCGCTGGTGGCAGGGGGAGGACCCGGAGTCCTTCTACTTCATGGGCAAGGACAACATCGTCTTCCACTCGGTGATCTGGCCCGCCATCCTGCTGGGGGCGAGCGGCCGGGGCGACCGGGGCGGCGAGCCCGGCCCGCTGGGCGCGCTGAACGTGCCCACCGAGGTGGTCTCCAGCGAGTTCCTCACCATGGAGGGGCGCAAGTTCTCCTCCTCGCGCCGCGTGGTCATCTACGTGCGCGACTTCCTGGAGCGCTACTCCGCCGACGCGCTGCGGTACTACATCATGGCCGCCGGGCCCGAGACCCAGGACACCGACTTCACCTGGGCCGAGTTCGTGCGCCGCAACAACGACGAGCTGGTGGCGGCCTGGGGCAACCTGGTCAACCGCTCCATCTCCATGGCGGCCAAGAACCTCGGCGAGATCCCCGCGGCGGGCGATCTCACCGACGAGGACCGCCGCGTACTGGAGGCGTCCGCGGCCGCGTTCGGCACCGTCGGCGCCCGCCTGGAGCGCTCGCAGTTCAAGGCGGCGCTCCAGGAGGCGATGCGGACCGTCGCCGAGGCCAACAAGTACATCTCCGACCAGGCCCCGTGGGCGCTGAAGAAGACCGACCCGGAGCGGATGGCCACCGTGCTGCACGTGGCGCTCCAGCTGGTCCAGGACGCCAACACCCTGCTCACGCCGTTCCTGCCGCAGTCCGCCAACAAGGTGTACGCGATGCTGGGCGGCGAGGGCACCTGGACGGGCATGCCCCGCCTGGAGACCGGCCACGACACCATCGGCGGCTCGGCGGAGAAGGTCGACTACCCGGTCATCACCGGCGACTACGCCGACAACGCCGCCCGCTGGGAGTCGATCCCGATCGTGCCGGGCACCCCGCTGAGCCGCCCCGAGCCGCTGTTCGCCAAGCTCGACCCGTCCGTCGTGGACGAGGAGCTGGCCCGCCTGGAGGGCGGCGCCGCGTAG
- a CDS encoding TatD family hydrolase, whose amino-acid sequence MGKRSGKAVEARNAQTPPPAPDPLRVPVADSHTHMDMQTPEVAEIIAAAEAVGVTPLLQVGVDLPSSRWAVDVAAANPGKVWAAVALHPNEAPRVVHGDGADGVEVDDTDWAGKTREPGGFEALRKQLAEIDALAARPQVVAVGETGMDTFRTGPEGARAQEESFRGHIAVAKRHGKALMIHDREAHEDVFRVLEEEGAPHTVVFHCFSGDAAMARRCADLGYFMSFAGNVTFASAEPLREAAQAAPAELMLVETDAPFLTPKPYRGRPNAPYLIPHTLRTLAQVKDLDEDELAATIAGNAKRAFGF is encoded by the coding sequence ATGGGCAAGCGGTCGGGGAAGGCCGTCGAGGCGCGCAACGCGCAGACGCCGCCTCCGGCGCCGGATCCGCTGCGGGTCCCGGTGGCCGACAGCCACACCCACATGGACATGCAGACCCCGGAGGTCGCCGAGATCATCGCCGCCGCCGAGGCGGTCGGGGTGACCCCGCTGCTCCAGGTGGGCGTCGACCTGCCGTCGTCGCGCTGGGCGGTGGACGTCGCGGCCGCCAACCCCGGGAAGGTGTGGGCGGCGGTCGCCCTGCACCCCAACGAGGCGCCGCGCGTCGTGCACGGGGACGGCGCGGACGGTGTGGAGGTGGACGACACCGACTGGGCGGGCAAGACCCGCGAGCCCGGCGGTTTCGAGGCCCTCCGCAAGCAGCTGGCCGAGATCGACGCCCTGGCCGCCCGGCCGCAGGTGGTGGCGGTCGGCGAGACCGGCATGGACACCTTCCGCACCGGCCCCGAGGGGGCGCGCGCCCAGGAGGAGTCGTTCCGCGGGCACATCGCCGTCGCCAAGCGGCACGGCAAGGCCCTGATGATCCACGACCGGGAGGCGCACGAGGACGTGTTCCGCGTGCTGGAGGAGGAGGGCGCCCCGCACACGGTGGTGTTCCACTGCTTCTCCGGGGACGCGGCCATGGCCCGCCGCTGCGCGGACCTGGGCTACTTCATGAGCTTCGCGGGCAACGTGACGTTCGCCAGCGCGGAGCCTCTGCGCGAGGCCGCGCAGGCGGCCCCGGCGGAGCTGATGCTGGTGGAGACGGACGCGCCGTTCCTGACCCCCAAGCCGTACCGGGGCCGTCCCAACGCGCCCTACCTCATCCCGCACACGCTGCGGACGCTTGCACAGGTCAAGGACCTGGACGAGGACGAGCTCGCCGCGACCATCGCGGGCAACGCCAAGCGGGCGTTCGGGTTCTGA
- the rsgA gene encoding ribosome small subunit-dependent GTPase A, producing MNTRVTDTPPHPLTALGWNPRVAAAFDSVAHGSEHLLVPGRVSAARRGGSVVRVPGDEVPADHSPAVLKDTRTDPTLAPCTGDWVALRRSGDAWLVEAVLERSGTLVRQGIAKDSYDQVLAANVDRVLICEAADQGPNVGRLERFLSLVWAGGAEPVVAVTKAELAGDRLPEVVELVRSVSPGIEVHVVSAHTGQGLDALAERMAPGSTWVLLGTSGAGKSSLVNAVAGQELMDTGAIRGDKRGRHTTTHRQLLVLPRGAVVLDIPGVRRIDVPGEAEGVDRTFADVTELAEQCRFRDCVHETEPGCAVRAAIDEGELDLSRLERWNRLRRESERNRARGDARLRSEQTRVWKARTKEGRERGRLKRGGR from the coding sequence GTGAACACCCGTGTCACCGACACACCTCCGCATCCGCTGACGGCGCTGGGCTGGAACCCGCGCGTCGCGGCCGCCTTCGACTCCGTTGCCCACGGCTCGGAGCACCTCTTGGTGCCCGGGCGCGTGAGCGCCGCCCGCCGCGGCGGCTCCGTGGTCCGCGTCCCGGGGGACGAGGTCCCCGCCGACCACTCCCCCGCCGTCCTCAAGGACACGCGGACCGACCCCACCCTGGCCCCGTGCACCGGCGACTGGGTCGCCCTGCGCCGCTCGGGTGACGCCTGGCTGGTGGAGGCCGTGCTGGAGCGCTCCGGCACACTCGTCCGCCAGGGCATCGCCAAGGACTCCTACGACCAGGTCCTCGCCGCCAACGTGGACCGCGTCCTCATCTGCGAGGCGGCCGACCAGGGGCCCAACGTGGGCCGCCTGGAGCGGTTCCTCAGCCTGGTCTGGGCCGGCGGCGCCGAGCCGGTCGTCGCCGTCACCAAGGCCGAGCTGGCCGGGGACCGGCTGCCCGAGGTCGTCGAGCTCGTACGCTCGGTCTCCCCCGGGATCGAGGTCCACGTGGTCAGCGCGCACACCGGCCAGGGCCTGGACGCCCTCGCCGAGCGGATGGCCCCCGGCTCCACCTGGGTGCTGCTGGGCACCTCGGGCGCGGGCAAGTCCAGCCTGGTCAACGCCGTCGCCGGACAGGAGCTCATGGACACCGGCGCGATCCGCGGCGACAAGCGGGGGCGGCACACCACCACCCACCGGCAGCTGCTGGTCCTGCCCCGGGGGGCGGTCGTCCTGGACATCCCCGGCGTGCGCCGCATCGACGTCCCCGGCGAGGCCGAGGGCGTGGACCGGACCTTCGCCGACGTCACCGAGCTGGCCGAGCAGTGCCGGTTCCGGGACTGCGTCCACGAGACCGAGCCCGGGTGCGCGGTCCGCGCCGCCATCGACGAGGGCGAACTGGACCTGAGCCGCCTGGAGCGGTGGAACCGGCTGCGCCGCGAGTCGGAGCGCAACCGGGCCCGGGGCGACGCGCGGCTGCGCTCCGAGCAGACCCGCGTGTGGAAGGCCCGCACCAAGGAGGGCCGCGAGCGCGGCCGCCTCAAGCGGGGCGGGCGCTGA
- a CDS encoding MHYT domain-containing protein, with amino-acid sequence MFDDVFGQDWLTPAIAFTVSVIGSFLGLSFAYRARRATGLARWHWTFLAALALGGMAVWSMHFIAMMGFRLSGTAIRYDTLLTLLSGAIAIVVMGGALALSLRRRSTPWLLLSGLLLGIGVIAMHYTGVASMNVHGDLHLDPVYVAASCAIAVVAATAALWFATRVTGLGANAGASVLMGAAVTSMHYTGMAGVHHEAPEFTRYGAPEGSTVPDLLLPMIVVLFVFLLVCSLFLLLGVEEERTDYSRRPVHAAAAPPDDVVRPGDAGYSPRHASARPIAQAAAGEPRRAADDVWTRRR; translated from the coding sequence GTGTTCGACGATGTCTTCGGCCAGGACTGGCTGACCCCCGCCATCGCGTTCACCGTCTCGGTGATCGGCTCCTTCCTCGGGCTCTCCTTCGCCTACCGGGCCCGCCGCGCCACCGGGCTCGCCCGGTGGCACTGGACGTTCCTGGCCGCCCTGGCCCTGGGCGGCATGGCCGTGTGGTCCATGCACTTCATCGCGATGATGGGCTTCCGCCTCTCGGGCACCGCCATCCGCTACGACACGCTGCTCACCCTCCTCAGCGGCGCCATCGCCATCGTGGTCATGGGCGGCGCGCTCGCGCTGAGCCTGCGCAGGCGGAGCACCCCCTGGCTGCTGCTCAGCGGCCTGCTGCTGGGGATCGGCGTGATCGCCATGCACTACACCGGCGTCGCCTCGATGAACGTCCACGGCGACCTGCACCTGGACCCCGTGTACGTGGCCGCGTCCTGTGCCATCGCCGTCGTCGCGGCCACCGCCGCCCTGTGGTTCGCCACCCGGGTCACGGGGCTGGGCGCCAACGCCGGCGCCTCCGTGCTGATGGGCGCGGCCGTCACCTCGATGCACTACACCGGGATGGCGGGCGTGCACCACGAGGCGCCCGAGTTCACCCGCTACGGCGCCCCCGAGGGCTCCACCGTGCCCGACCTGCTGCTGCCGATGATCGTGGTGCTCTTCGTGTTCCTGCTCGTCTGCAGCCTCTTCCTCCTCCTGGGGGTCGAGGAGGAGCGCACCGACTACAGCCGGCGCCCCGTGCACGCCGCCGCCGCGCCCCCGGACGACGTGGTCCGCCCCGGCGACGCCGGGTACAGCCCGCGCCACGCCTCGGCCCGCCCCATCGCGCAGGCGGCGGCGGGCGAGCCGCGCCGCGCGGCCGACGACGTGTGGACGCGCCGCCGCTGA
- a CDS encoding MHYT domain-containing protein: MVDHFTYGPWTPGIAYAVSVVGSFIGLMAAARSRAATRRFARLQWLAMSAVCLGGTAVWSMHFIAMMGFRVTGTAIRYDTALTLASGAIAILVMGVALYLTIRRGTTGWLLLSGAIAGSGIVAMHYIGMASMNMNGDLHHDPVFVAAAAVIALAAATAALWFARRVEGLPAITVASLLMGVAVSCMHYTGMFGMSATVHTGDHLSTPAGATSSDLLLPLVVGLFVLLLVCSLFLMLGVEDAPRRPAPAPAPQERKDASGEYSPRHVFDPNRDRTR; the protein is encoded by the coding sequence GTGGTCGATCACTTCACCTACGGACCGTGGACTCCGGGGATCGCCTACGCGGTGTCGGTCGTCGGCTCCTTCATCGGCCTGATGGCGGCCGCGCGGTCGCGCGCCGCCACCCGCCGCTTCGCCCGCCTGCAGTGGCTGGCCATGAGCGCGGTCTGCCTGGGCGGCACCGCCGTGTGGTCCATGCACTTCATCGCGATGATGGGCTTCCGGGTCACGGGCACCGCCATCCGCTACGACACCGCCCTGACCCTGGCCAGCGGCGCCATCGCCATCCTGGTCATGGGCGTGGCGCTGTACCTGACCATCCGCCGCGGGACCACCGGCTGGCTGCTGCTCAGCGGCGCCATCGCCGGTTCCGGGATCGTCGCCATGCACTACATCGGCATGGCCTCGATGAACATGAACGGCGACCTGCACCACGACCCGGTGTTCGTCGCCGCCGCCGCGGTGATCGCCCTGGCCGCCGCGACCGCCGCCCTGTGGTTCGCCCGGCGCGTGGAGGGCCTGCCCGCCATCACCGTGGCCTCGCTGCTCATGGGCGTCGCCGTCTCTTGCATGCACTACACCGGCATGTTCGGGATGAGCGCCACCGTGCACACCGGGGACCACCTGTCCACCCCGGCCGGGGCCACCTCCTCGGACCTGCTGCTGCCGCTGGTGGTGGGCCTGTTCGTCCTCCTGCTGGTGTGCAGCCTCTTCCTCATGCTGGGCGTGGAGGACGCGCCCCGGCGCCCCGCGCCCGCCCCGGCCCCGCAGGAACGGAAGGACGCGAGCGGAGAGTACTCCCCCCGTCACGTTTTCGACCCGAACCGGGACCGCACCCGATAA
- a CDS encoding TetR/AcrR family transcriptional regulator, producing the protein MAARVFNERGYDGTSMEDLARALGVTKSAIYHHVSSKTELLRRSLDLAMDALFAVTREEASVTGPAVDRLDHVLRGSVRVLVELLPHVTLLLRVRGNTEVEKHALERRREFDHLVADLVREGIVAGDIRDDVDPAVAARLLFGMVNSIVEWYKPDRGLSAEEVADTLATIAFQGLRRPPHAS; encoded by the coding sequence GTGGCGGCCCGCGTCTTCAACGAGCGCGGCTACGACGGGACCAGCATGGAGGACCTGGCGCGCGCCCTGGGCGTCACCAAGTCCGCGATCTACCACCACGTCTCCAGCAAGACCGAGCTGCTGCGCCGGTCGCTGGACCTGGCCATGGACGCCCTGTTCGCGGTCACCCGCGAGGAGGCCTCGGTCACCGGCCCGGCCGTGGACCGGCTCGACCACGTCCTGCGCGGCAGTGTCCGCGTGCTGGTGGAGCTGCTCCCGCACGTCACGCTCCTCCTGAGGGTGCGCGGCAACACCGAGGTGGAGAAGCACGCCCTGGAGCGGCGGCGCGAGTTCGACCACCTGGTCGCCGACCTGGTGCGCGAGGGCATCGTCGCCGGGGACATCCGCGACGACGTGGACCCGGCGGTGGCCGCACGGCTGCTGTTCGGCATGGTCAACTCGATCGTGGAGTGGTACAAGCCCGACCGCGGGCTGTCGGCGGAGGAGGTGGCCGACACCCTCGCCACCATCGCCTTCCAGGGGCTGCGCCGTCCGCCGCACGCCTCCTGA
- a CDS encoding carbonic anhydrase: protein MAISRRHALRASLVGGAGAALAAAVPSSALADSGAPFEGGAADALRLLKEGNRRWRRFASVHPHEGRRRRIEVAQGQSPFALVLGCADSRVAPELVFDRGLGDLFTVRSAGEVLDSSVLGSIVYAVEHLAVPLIVVQGHSSCGAVGAAVEAHRTGELPHGHVGYLVEQILEVVDSTPDDGGDFVDACVRANARHVAGLLRADPELAPFVESGRLDIVAARYDLEGYGVDWL, encoded by the coding sequence ATGGCCATTTCACGTCGTCACGCCCTGCGCGCCTCCCTGGTCGGCGGTGCGGGAGCCGCCCTGGCCGCCGCGGTTCCCTCGTCCGCGTTGGCCGACTCCGGAGCCCCCTTCGAGGGAGGGGCCGCCGACGCCCTGCGTCTGCTCAAGGAGGGCAACCGGCGCTGGCGCCGGTTCGCCTCCGTCCACCCCCACGAGGGGCGCCGCCGCCGGATCGAGGTCGCCCAGGGGCAGAGCCCCTTCGCCCTCGTCCTCGGCTGCGCCGACTCGCGGGTCGCACCGGAACTGGTCTTCGACCGGGGCCTGGGCGACCTGTTCACCGTCCGTTCCGCCGGCGAGGTCCTGGACTCCTCGGTGCTCGGCAGCATCGTCTACGCCGTCGAACACCTGGCGGTCCCGCTCATCGTCGTCCAGGGTCACTCCTCCTGCGGCGCGGTGGGCGCCGCGGTGGAGGCCCACCGCACCGGAGAGCTCCCGCACGGCCACGTCGGCTACCTCGTGGAGCAGATCCTGGAGGTCGTCGACTCCACCCCCGACGACGGGGGCGACTTCGTCGACGCCTGCGTGCGCGCCAACGCCCGGCACGTCGCCGGCCTGCTGCGCGCGGACCCGGAACTGGCGCCGTTCGTCGAGTCCGGGAGGCTGGACATCGTCGCGGCCCGCTACGACCTGGAGGGCTACGGCGTCGACTGGCTCTGA
- a CDS encoding sugar phosphate isomerase/epimerase family protein, translating into MTRPVTLFTGQWADLPFEEICSLASSWGYDGLELACWGDHLDVTRAAADDDYVRDRLDTLERHGLGLWAISNHLLGQAVCDDPIDRRHKDILPSRVWGDGDPEGVRRRAAEEMKTTARAAARLGVSTVVGFTGSAIWKYVAMFPPVGEDVIEAGYRDFADRWNPILDVFDEVGVRFAHEVHPSEIAYDYWSTRAALEAVGNREAFGLNWDPSHMVWQDIDPAGFLWDFRDRIYHVDCKDTRRRTGNGRNGRLGSHLPWGDPRRGWDFVSTGHGDVPWEDCFRVLNSIGYTGPISVEWEDAGMDRLVGAAEAVEFVRSHAYDPPQASFDSAFGSD; encoded by the coding sequence ATGACACGACCGGTCACCCTCTTCACCGGGCAGTGGGCCGACCTGCCCTTCGAGGAGATCTGCTCCCTGGCGTCCTCCTGGGGCTACGACGGGCTGGAACTGGCCTGTTGGGGCGACCACCTCGACGTCACCCGCGCCGCCGCCGACGACGACTACGTGCGCGACCGCCTCGACACCCTCGAGCGGCACGGCCTGGGGCTGTGGGCGATCTCCAACCACCTGCTCGGCCAGGCGGTCTGCGACGACCCCATCGACCGGCGGCACAAGGACATCCTGCCGTCCCGGGTGTGGGGCGACGGCGACCCCGAGGGCGTGCGGAGGCGCGCCGCCGAGGAGATGAAGACGACCGCGCGGGCCGCCGCCCGGCTCGGGGTGTCCACGGTGGTGGGCTTCACGGGGTCGGCGATCTGGAAGTACGTGGCGATGTTCCCGCCGGTGGGCGAGGACGTCATCGAGGCCGGGTACCGGGACTTCGCCGACCGGTGGAACCCGATCCTGGACGTGTTCGACGAGGTGGGGGTGCGGTTCGCACACGAGGTGCACCCCTCCGAGATCGCCTACGACTACTGGTCGACGCGGGCGGCGCTGGAGGCGGTGGGGAACCGGGAGGCGTTCGGCCTGAACTGGGACCCCAGCCACATGGTGTGGCAGGATATCGACCCGGCGGGGTTCCTGTGGGACTTCCGGGACCGGATCTACCACGTGGACTGCAAGGACACCCGCAGGCGGACCGGCAACGGACGCAACGGGCGGCTGGGCTCGCACCTGCCGTGGGGCGACCCGCGGCGCGGCTGGGACTTCGTGTCCACCGGCCACGGCGACGTGCCCTGGGAGGACTGCTTCCGCGTCCTGAACTCCATCGGCTACACCGGGCCGATCTCGGTGGAATGGGAGGACGCGGGGATGGACCGGCTGGTCGGCGCGGCCGAGGCGGTGGAGTTCGTCCGCTCCCACGCCTACGACCCGCCGCAGGCGTCGTTCGACTCGGCGTTCGGCTCCGACTGA